A stretch of Helicobacter pylori DNA encodes these proteins:
- a CDS encoding DEAD/DEAH box helicase family protein, translating into MFASASKVNLKTLRYNSFNFSLKGFHARFIHSKLPPPQSAIKNHALNNAPNNKEIELPTHITSNLKKELRDYQKKAIHNYLEKRQSHPTQKHFMFEMATGSGKTLVMAGLILECCKQGYQNFIFFVNSTSILEKTKLNFTDSASSKYLFSENININDENTEIKSINNLNESHNNAINIYFSTIQGLFSLFTKAKENAITLEDLKDQKLVFLADEAHHLNTETKKKLNDSEASEKRNWESVVKLALEQNKDNLLLEFSATIPKEKSVEEKYKNLKVATYTLKEFSEDKFCKNIYSLSYENKALETRFLGACVSSLYKELLAQHHNIENFKPCILFKSERIEESKKNQERFNAFLENLSPLDLENFFHYSRNAFFKAAKSFFDEKNYTPNLVAFLQTKFKKSAQINTNNEKELEKGMLLLNSLEDRDNPKRVIFSVDKLNEGWDVLNLFDIVRLKNKASQKDTTKDAQLIGRGARYYPFSYNDFKPGRIEFYQRKFDLFNPLSALERLDYHAIYDSEFIAKLKEELRELGLGLIEKEKTTIPLTPTKRFKCYYASNKREKNNNLFNKDYSGPVEATLQSLHVPLFGFNVREKQVDFKEENKGDRTYYIPHTLDKIPINYFLKALNLKNLDFKTLKKAFKKHAFNNKVGFIERYVSSLKTNFHKNQKFDDNEILLKLAVYIIGNLKDTLLKEQDKYEVSALELKEFETHNKSLSASEWEKNIPPYEWLLFKDMRKLDSDLEREFLDFINKNKEILDKKFKEWCVLRNDHFAELKVFCNIKGPYYAQGFEPDFILFAQTHEDEFLGFTCYMEAKGEHLEPSNAWKKEFLEMLENATLKSHNKKLYLKGLPFFTLHNSVVNGDFQTAFHQIFKDKEC; encoded by the coding sequence TTGTTCGCTAGCGCCTCTAAAGTCAATCTCAAAACTTTACGCTATAATTCCTTTAACTTTTCACTTAAGGGATTTCATGCAAGATTCATTCACTCAAAGTTACCCCCCCCCCAATCAGCGATAAAAAATCATGCGTTAAATAACGCACCCAATAATAAAGAAATAGAACTACCCACCCACATCACCAGTAATTTAAAAAAAGAGCTTAGAGATTATCAAAAAAAAGCGATACACAATTATTTAGAAAAACGCCAATCCCACCCCACTCAAAAGCATTTCATGTTTGAAATGGCCACCGGTAGCGGCAAAACCTTAGTGATGGCGGGTTTGATTTTAGAATGCTGCAAACAAGGCTATCAAAACTTTATCTTTTTTGTAAACAGCACCAGCATTTTAGAAAAAACGAAATTGAATTTTACAGACAGCGCCTCATCAAAATACCTTTTTAGCGAGAATATCAATATCAATGATGAAAACACAGAAATTAAAAGCATCAATAATTTAAACGAAAGCCATAACAACGCTATCAACATTTATTTCAGCACCATTCAAGGCTTGTTTTCATTATTCACTAAAGCTAAAGAAAACGCTATCACCCTAGAGGATTTAAAAGATCAGAAATTGGTTTTTTTAGCGGATGAAGCGCACCATTTAAACACAGAGACTAAAAAGAAATTAAATGATAGTGAGGCTAGTGAAAAACGCAACTGGGAAAGCGTGGTGAAATTAGCGCTAGAACAAAATAAAGACAATTTATTGCTGGAATTTAGCGCCACTATCCCTAAAGAAAAAAGCGTTGAAGAAAAATATAAAAACTTAAAGGTGGCAACTTACACCTTAAAAGAATTTAGCGAGGATAAATTTTGCAAAAACATCTACTCCCTTTCTTATGAAAATAAAGCATTAGAAACGCGCTTTTTAGGGGCATGCGTTTCCAGTTTGTATAAAGAATTACTAGCCCAACACCACAATATTGAAAACTTTAAACCATGCATTTTGTTTAAAAGCGAAAGGATTGAAGAGAGTAAAAAAAATCAAGAGCGCTTCAATGCGTTTTTAGAAAATTTAAGCCCTTTAGATTTGGAAAATTTTTTCCATTACAGCCGCAACGCTTTTTTTAAAGCTGCTAAAAGCTTTTTTGATGAGAAAAATTACACCCCTAACCTTGTGGCATTCTTGCAAACGAAATTCAAAAAAAGCGCCCAGATTAACACCAACAACGAAAAAGAATTAGAAAAAGGCATGCTTTTATTGAACTCCCTAGAAGACAGAGACAACCCTAAAAGAGTGATTTTTAGCGTGGATAAGCTCAATGAAGGCTGGGATGTGCTGAATTTGTTTGACATTGTTAGGCTTAAAAATAAAGCGAGCCAAAAAGACACCACCAAAGACGCCCAGCTCATAGGGCGAGGAGCGAGATACTACCCCTTTAGCTATAACGATTTCAAGCCAGGCCGCATAGAGTTTTACCAACGCAAATTTGATCTTTTTAACCCCTTAAGCGCGCTAGAGAGGTTAGACTACCATGCCATTTATGACAGCGAGTTTATCGCTAAATTAAAAGAAGAATTACGAGAGTTAGGATTAGGATTAATTGAAAAGGAAAAAACAACTATCCCTTTAACACCCACCAAGCGTTTCAAATGCTACTATGCGAGCAACAAAAGAGAAAAAAATAACAACCTCTTCAATAAAGACTATTCAGGTCCTGTTGAAGCCACACTCCAAAGTTTGCATGTCCCCTTATTTGGCTTTAATGTGCGTGAAAAGCAAGTGGATTTTAAAGAAGAAAATAAAGGCGATAGAACTTATTATATACCCCACACCTTAGATAAAATCCCTATAAACTATTTTTTAAAAGCCCTTAATTTAAAAAACCTGGATTTCAAAACGCTTAAAAAAGCCTTTAAAAAACATGCCTTTAACAATAAAGTGGGATTTATAGAGCGGTATGTCTCTTCATTAAAAACAAACTTCCATAAAAACCAAAAGTTTGATGACAACGAAATCCTTTTAAAACTCGCTGTTTATATCATTGGAAATTTAAAAGACACGCTTTTAAAAGAGCAAGATAAATACGAGGTGAGCGCGTTAGAATTAAAAGAATTTGAAACGCATAATAAAAGCCTTAGCGCTAGTGAATGGGAAAAAAACATTCCCCCCTATGAATGGCTGCTTTTTAAAGACATGAGGAAACTAGACAGCGATTTAGAAAGGGAGTTTTTAGATTTTATCAATAAAAATAAAGAGATTTTAGACAAGAAATTCAAAGAATGGTGCGTTTTAAGGAACGATCATTTCGCTGAATTAAAAGTTTTTTGCAATATAAAAGGCCCTTATTACGCGCAAGGTTTTGAGCCGGATTTTATCCTTTTTGCCCAAACGCACGAAGATGAATTTTTAGGCTTCACTTGTTACATGGAAGCTAAAGGCGAGCATTTAGAGCCTTCTAACGCTTGGAAAAAAGAATTTTTAGAAATGCTAGAAAACGCCACGCTTAAAAGCCATAACAAAAAACTCTATTTAAAAGGCTTGCCTTTTTTCACGCTCCATAATAGCGTAGTCAATGGCGATTTTCAAACCGCTTTCCATCAAATTTTTAAGGACAAAGAATGTTAA
- a CDS encoding site-specific DNA-methyltransferase, translating to MLKTLLDILINHFTKERLVTLILTADEKLLTFMLENENANDYKKHFFKTIANSLVFNEKALLECLEIKELDRSFTRFKNKIGLFSQEGFIKSSELVVLNFPFKDNVLLGNAKDNSTKSNELFYHEILHKNEIDTLLHKKALCNFEMHGQGDLESALKDENTNYLIKGNNLIALHSLKKKFAKKVKCIYIDPPYNTGNDSFNYNDNFNHSSWLVFMKNRLEAAREFLSDDGVIFVQCDDNEQAYLKVLMDEIFLKENFVASISWKQFHSVKNDAANFSKNIEYILCYCKNFSKNLISNEPFDKSNSYKLKDENGFYKLDPVWAKSGNSFSPYTFLNGKTWSPPSGTFWRYSIGILKDMEQNNRIVFNGKNPMAKRYLSEVAEGRKSSTFWDGSEVGYNLNGDAEIKQLFNGNKVFNNPKPEALISKILEISTQENDLVLDFFAGSGTTCAVAHKMKRRYIGIEQMDYIETITKERLKKVIEGEQGGISKKCGFKGGGSFVYAELKEVNLEIKKQILNAKSKSECLKIFNDLNERILKRADCKIDEIDSEEFQNLDLNEQKRICYDLLDSNEDYLNLGDIDEDAWEIDEITKKYNEIFYS from the coding sequence ATGTTAAAAACCCTACTAGATATTTTAATTAATCATTTCACTAAAGAACGCTTAGTAACTTTAATCCTAACAGCTGATGAAAAGCTTTTAACTTTCATGCTTGAGAACGAAAACGCTAACGACTATAAAAAACACTTTTTTAAAACGATCGCTAATTCGCTCGTATTCAATGAAAAAGCGTTATTGGAATGTTTAGAAATAAAAGAATTAGATCGCTCTTTCACGCGATTTAAAAATAAAATAGGTTTATTTTCACAAGAGGGTTTTATCAAATCTAGCGAATTAGTCGTTTTGAATTTCCCTTTTAAAGACAATGTTTTATTGGGTAACGCTAAAGACAACAGCACCAAATCTAACGAGCTTTTTTACCATGAAATATTGCATAAAAACGAAATTGACACGCTTTTACACAAAAAAGCGTTGTGTAATTTTGAAATGCATGGACAAGGCGATTTAGAAAGCGCTTTAAAAGATGAAAACACAAACTACCTTATCAAAGGCAATAACTTGATCGCTCTTCATTCTTTAAAAAAGAAATTCGCTAAAAAAGTGAAATGCATCTACATTGACCCCCCTTATAATACCGGTAATGACAGCTTTAATTACAACGATAATTTTAACCACAGCTCTTGGCTAGTGTTTATGAAAAACAGGCTTGAAGCGGCTAGGGAATTTTTAAGCGATGATGGCGTGATTTTTGTGCAATGCGACGATAACGAACAGGCTTACTTGAAAGTGTTAATGGATGAGATTTTTCTTAAGGAGAATTTTGTGGCGAGTATTAGTTGGAAACAATTTCATTCAGTTAAAAATGATGCTGCTAATTTTTCAAAAAATATTGAATACATACTATGTTATTGCAAAAATTTTTCTAAAAACCTTATTAGTAATGAGCCGTTTGATAAATCAAATTCGTATAAATTAAAAGATGAAAATGGTTTTTACAAATTAGACCCTGTGTGGGCAAAAAGCGGTAATAGTTTTAGCCCTTATACTTTTCTAAATGGTAAAACTTGGTCTCCCCCTAGCGGGACTTTTTGGCGTTATTCAATAGGCATATTAAAAGATATGGAACAAAATAATAGAATAGTTTTTAATGGTAAAAATCCTATGGCTAAACGCTATCTTTCAGAAGTAGCCGAAGGTAGAAAATCTTCAACTTTTTGGGACGGATCAGAAGTTGGTTATAATCTTAATGGAGATGCTGAAATAAAGCAACTATTTAATGGAAATAAAGTTTTTAATAACCCCAAACCCGAAGCCCTAATTTCAAAAATTTTAGAAATTTCCACCCAAGAAAACGACCTCGTGTTAGATTTTTTTGCCGGGAGTGGGACGACTTGCGCGGTGGCGCACAAAATGAAACGCCGCTACATTGGCATCGAGCAAATGGACTATATAGAAACGATCACCAAAGAAAGGTTAAAAAAAGTCATAGAGGGCGAGCAAGGGGGCATTTCTAAAAAATGCGGTTTTAAAGGGGGCGGGAGTTTTGTCTATGCTGAATTAAAAGAAGTGAATTTAGAAATTAAAAAACAAATCCTTAACGCTAAAAGTAAGAGCGAATGCCTAAAAATCTTTAACGATCTTAATGAGCGCATTTTAAAACGCGCCGATTGCAAGATTGATGAAATTGATAGCGAAGAGTTCCAAAATTTAGATTTAAATGAGCAAAAAAGGATTTGTTACGATCTTTTAGACTCTAATGAAGACTATTTGAACCTGGGCGATATTGACGAAGACGCATGGGAGATAGATGAGATCACCAAAAAATACAATGAAATTTTTTATTCTTAA
- a CDS encoding DNA/RNA non-specific endonuclease, with protein MKTFKNWLCFSLIAMSWLQADMLDNFTKVINSYTTKKLNEIKDQVNSANPTKNRNTTYNANGMLTNIDCKVLKNNFYSVCYSSELKNPIYGVSVLFGDLVDKNNIEKRYEFKTDTRLAKYQQATTQDYTRSGFDRGHFVANDASFDFASNPLRETYRMTNITPEAKNTNRHSVLLVEKEGRNLARKYHQVLVEELTIIKQGYRTFSSKNIAIPSGFWYHYDTSLTDSYENAKSECFYIPNDNQNYPLQEMRKDCKEYERVEKQVVFKNNKNTELNELPKYLNNAKKY; from the coding sequence ATGAAAACCTTTAAAAACTGGCTCTGTTTTAGCCTGATCGCTATGAGTTGGCTCCAAGCGGACATGCTGGATAATTTCACTAAGGTCATTAACAGCTACACCACTAAAAAGCTTAATGAAATCAAAGATCAAGTCAATAGCGCTAACCCCACTAAAAATCGCAATACCACTTATAACGCTAATGGCATGCTCACTAACATTGATTGCAAGGTCTTAAAAAATAACTTCTATTCGGTGTGTTATTCTAGCGAATTAAAAAACCCTATTTATGGCGTGAGCGTGTTGTTTGGGGATTTAGTGGATAAAAACAATATTGAAAAACGCTATGAGTTTAAAACGGACACACGATTAGCCAAATACCAACAAGCCACGACACAAGATTACACCAGAAGCGGTTTTGATAGGGGGCATTTTGTGGCGAATGACGCTTCTTTTGATTTTGCGTCTAACCCTTTAAGAGAGACTTACAGAATGACTAATATCACCCCTGAAGCCAAAAACACCAACAGGCATTCTGTTTTATTAGTGGAAAAAGAGGGCCGTAATTTGGCCAGGAAATACCATCAAGTTTTAGTAGAAGAACTCACCATCATCAAACAGGGTTATAGGACTTTTAGCTCTAAAAATATCGCTATCCCTAGCGGATTTTGGTACCACTATGATACAAGCCTAACGGATAGCTATGAAAACGCTAAAAGCGAATGCTTTTATATCCCTAATGACAACCAAAACTATCCCTTACAAGAAATGAGAAAAGATTGTAAAGAATACGAGCGAGTTGAAAAGCAAGTGGTTTTTAAGAACAATAAAAACACTGAGTTGAACGAATTGCCTAAGTATCTTAACAACGCTAAGAAGTATTAA
- a CDS encoding prephenate dehydrogenase: protein MKAGIIGLGLMGGSLGLALQEWGRFKSVIGYDHNALHAKLALTLGLVDECVEFEKILECDVIFLAIPVEGIIGCLKKMTSIKKSATIIDLGGAKAQIIRNIPKSIRQNFIAAHPMCGTEFYGPKASVKGLYENALVILCDLEDSGTEQVEIAKEIFLGVKARLIKMKSSEHDTHVAYISHLPHVLSYALANSVLKQNDPEMILSLAGGGFRDMSRLSKSSPLMWKDIFKQNRDNVLEAIKKCEKEIAQAKAWIENNDYESLAEWMAQANKLQEFM, encoded by the coding sequence ATGAAAGCAGGCATTATTGGTTTAGGGCTTATGGGGGGGAGTTTAGGGCTAGCCTTACAAGAATGGGGGCGTTTTAAAAGCGTTATAGGCTATGATCACAACGCCTTGCATGCCAAATTGGCTTTGACTTTGGGGCTTGTAGATGAATGCGTGGAGTTTGAAAAGATTTTAGAATGCGATGTGATTTTTTTAGCCATTCCAGTTGAGGGCATCATTGGGTGTTTGAAAAAAATGACCTCTATCAAAAAAAGCGCAACGATTATTGATTTAGGGGGTGCTAAAGCGCAAATCATTCGCAATATCCCTAAAAGCATCCGTCAAAATTTCATCGCCGCGCACCCCATGTGCGGGACAGAGTTTTATGGCCCTAAAGCGAGCGTTAAGGGGCTGTATGAAAACGCTTTGGTGATATTGTGCGATTTAGAAGATTCAGGGACTGAGCAAGTAGAGATCGCTAAAGAAATCTTTTTAGGCGTTAAAGCGCGCTTGATTAAAATGAAATCTAGCGAGCATGACACCCATGTGGCCTATATCAGCCATTTACCCCATGTTTTGAGCTATGCGTTAGCCAATAGCGTTTTAAAGCAAAACGACCCAGAGATGATTTTATCTTTAGCGGGTGGGGGTTTTAGGGATATGAGCCGTTTGTCTAAAAGCTCGCCTTTAATGTGGAAAGATATTTTCAAACAAAACCGAGACAATGTCTTAGAAGCGATTAAAAAATGCGAAAAAGAAATCGCACAAGCTAAGGCTTGGATAGAAAATAACGATTATGAAAGCCTAGCAGAATGGATGGCGCAAGCGAACAAACTCCAGGAGTTCATGTAA
- the lon gene encoding endopeptidase La, with product MTEDFPKILPLLVEEDTFLYPFMIAPIFLQNNASIKAVAYAKNNKSLVFIACQKDKLNDNEAPYYDVGVIGSIMREANMPNGRVKLLFNGIAKGRILEPAKENEQGFLEAQISPIEYLEYDKENIQAIVEVLKEKVITLANVSSLFPPDLIKALEDNDDPNRIADLIAAALHLKKDQAYFLFANNNTEQRLLDLIDIVIEETKTQKLQKEIKSKVHQKMEQTNKEYFLKEQLKQIQKELGTDKQRDEDLNQYYQKLESVKPFLKEEAFKEIKKQIDRLSRTHADSSDSATLQNYIETMLDVPFGQYEKKALDIKHVKEQLDNDHYSLKRPKERIVEYFATMQLLEMRHKKKPEKKDKAKGTILCFYGPPGVGKTSLANSIAKAIERPLVRIALGGLEDVNELRGHRRTYIGSMPGRIVQGLIEAKKMNPVMVLDEIDKVDRSVRGDPASALLEILDPEQNIAFRDHYANFSIDLSQVIFIATANNIDRIPAPLRDRMEFISVSSYTPSEKEEIAKNYLIPQELEKHALKPSEVDISHECLKLIIEKYTREAGVRDLRRQIATIMRKAALKYLEDNPHKKGRTKKGEDQKSENQKGENKDFCVSITPNNLKEYLERMVFEIDPIDGENKIGIVNGLAWTPVGGDVLKIEALKIRGKGELKLTGSLGDVMKESALIAFSVVKALLDNETLKAPKIPSETDAEGKKKKKALKVYNAYDLHLHVPEGATPKDGPSAGIAMASVMASILCDRAIRSEVAMTGELTLSGEVLPIGGLKEKLIAAFKAGIKTALIPVKNYERDLDEIPAEVRENLNIVAVKNIAEVLEKTLL from the coding sequence ATGACTGAAGATTTTCCTAAAATTCTGCCTTTATTGGTAGAAGAAGACACCTTTTTATACCCCTTTATGATAGCCCCTATTTTTTTGCAAAATAATGCGAGCATCAAGGCGGTAGCTTACGCTAAAAACAACAAATCATTAGTCTTTATTGCATGCCAAAAAGACAAATTGAACGACAATGAAGCCCCTTATTATGATGTGGGAGTGATTGGATCTATTATGCGTGAAGCCAACATGCCTAATGGGCGCGTGAAATTGCTCTTTAATGGCATCGCTAAGGGGCGTATTTTAGAGCCTGCTAAAGAAAACGAGCAAGGCTTTTTAGAAGCTCAAATAAGCCCTATTGAATATTTAGAATACGATAAAGAAAACATTCAGGCTATCGTGGAAGTCTTAAAAGAAAAGGTGATCACTCTAGCGAATGTCAGCTCGCTCTTCCCCCCGGATTTGATCAAGGCTTTAGAAGACAATGACGATCCTAACCGCATCGCTGATTTAATCGCAGCGGCCTTGCATTTGAAAAAAGATCAAGCGTATTTTCTTTTTGCGAATAACAACACCGAGCAGCGCTTGTTGGATTTGATTGATATTGTGATAGAAGAGACTAAAACCCAAAAACTCCAAAAAGAAATCAAGTCCAAAGTCCATCAAAAAATGGAGCAAACCAATAAGGAATATTTCTTAAAAGAGCAGCTCAAGCAAATCCAAAAAGAGCTTGGCACAGACAAACAACGAGACGAAGATTTAAACCAATACTACCAAAAACTAGAAAGCGTCAAGCCTTTTTTAAAAGAAGAAGCGTTTAAAGAAATCAAAAAACAAATTGACCGGCTGAGCCGAACCCATGCAGACAGCTCTGATAGCGCGACTTTACAAAATTATATTGAAACCATGTTAGATGTGCCTTTTGGGCAATATGAAAAAAAAGCGCTTGACATTAAGCATGTCAAAGAGCAACTAGATAACGATCATTATTCCTTAAAAAGGCCTAAAGAGCGTATTGTAGAATACTTTGCCACCATGCAGCTTTTAGAAATGCGCCACAAGAAAAAACCAGAAAAAAAAGACAAAGCTAAAGGCACGATTTTATGCTTTTATGGGCCTCCTGGCGTGGGTAAAACGAGTTTGGCTAATTCCATCGCTAAAGCGATAGAACGCCCTTTAGTTCGGATCGCTTTAGGGGGCTTAGAAGATGTGAATGAACTAAGAGGGCACAGGCGCACTTATATAGGCTCCATGCCCGGGCGTATTGTCCAAGGGCTTATTGAAGCCAAAAAGATGAATCCGGTCATGGTTTTAGATGAAATTGATAAGGTGGATCGAAGCGTTAGGGGTGATCCAGCGAGCGCTTTATTAGAGATTTTAGACCCTGAGCAAAATATCGCTTTTAGGGATCATTATGCGAATTTCAGCATTGATTTGTCGCAAGTGATTTTTATCGCTACCGCTAATAATATTGACAGGATCCCGGCTCCTTTAAGAGACAGAATGGAATTTATCAGCGTGTCCAGCTACACGCCTAGCGAAAAAGAAGAGATCGCTAAAAACTACCTCATCCCCCAAGAATTAGAAAAGCACGCCTTAAAGCCTAGCGAAGTGGATATTAGCCATGAGTGTTTGAAACTCATTATTGAAAAATACACCAGAGAAGCGGGCGTTAGGGATTTACGAAGACAAATCGCAACGATTATGCGTAAAGCGGCTTTAAAATACCTAGAAGATAACCCGCACAAAAAAGGGCGAACCAAAAAAGGCGAAGATCAAAAAAGCGAAAATCAAAAAGGCGAGAACAAAGATTTCTGCGTCTCTATCACGCCTAACAACCTTAAAGAGTATTTAGAACGCATGGTGTTTGAAATTGACCCCATAGATGGAGAAAATAAAATCGGTATCGTCAATGGTTTAGCATGGACTCCAGTGGGCGGTGATGTGCTTAAAATTGAAGCACTTAAGATCAGGGGTAAGGGGGAATTGAAACTCACCGGGAGTTTAGGCGACGTGATGAAAGAATCCGCTCTCATCGCTTTTTCTGTTGTCAAAGCCTTATTGGATAACGAAACCTTAAAAGCGCCTAAAATCCCTAGCGAAACCGATGCAGAGGGTAAGAAAAAGAAAAAAGCGCTGAAAGTTTATAACGCTTATGATTTGCATTTGCATGTCCCTGAGGGGGCTACGCCCAAAGACGGCCCGAGCGCTGGGATCGCTATGGCGAGCGTGATGGCGAGCATTTTGTGCGACCGAGCTATAAGAAGCGAAGTGGCGATGACGGGCGAATTGACTTTGAGCGGGGAAGTTTTACCCATAGGAGGGTTGAAAGAAAAGTTGATCGCTGCTTTTAAAGCCGGCATTAAAACCGCTCTCATTCCTGTCAAAAATTACGAAAGGGATTTAGATGAGATCCCTGCTGAAGTGCGAGAGAATTTAAACATCGTTGCGGTGAAAAACATCGCTGAAGTGTTAGAAAAAACCTTACTTTAG
- a CDS encoding outer membrane protein assembly factor BamD, with the protein MRLKHFKTFLFITMAIIVIGTGCANKKKKKDEYNKPAIFWYQGILREILFANLETADNYYSSLQSEHINSPLVPEAMLALGQAHMKKKEYVLASFYFDEYIKRFGTKDNVDYLTFLKLQSHYYAFKNHSKDQEFISNSIVSLGEFIEKYPNSRYRPYVEYMQIKFILGQNELNRAIANVYKKRHKPEGVKRYLERIDETLEKETKPKPSHMPWYVLIFDW; encoded by the coding sequence ATGCGTTTAAAACATTTTAAAACTTTCCTTTTTATCACAATGGCAATCATTGTTATAGGCACCGGTTGCGCGAACAAAAAGAAAAAAAAAGACGAATACAACAAACCGGCGATCTTTTGGTATCAAGGGATTTTAAGAGAAATCCTTTTTGCTAACTTAGAAACAGCGGACAATTACTATTCTTCTTTACAAAGCGAACACATCAATTCCCCCCTTGTCCCAGAAGCGATGCTAGCTTTAGGGCAAGCACACATGAAAAAGAAAGAATATGTTTTGGCGTCTTTTTACTTTGATGAATACATCAAGCGCTTTGGGACGAAAGACAATGTGGATTATTTGACCTTTTTGAAACTGCAATCGCATTATTACGCTTTCAAAAACCATTCTAAAGACCAAGAATTTATCTCTAATTCTATTGTGAGTTTGGGCGAATTTATAGAAAAATACCCTAACAGCCGTTACCGCCCCTATGTAGAATACATGCAAATCAAATTCATTTTAGGGCAAAATGAGCTCAATCGCGCGATCGCGAATGTCTATAAAAAACGCCACAAGCCTGAGGGCGTGAAACGCTATTTAGAAAGGATAGATGAGACTTTAGAAAAAGAGACTAAACCCAAACCATCGCACATGCCTTGGTATGTGTTAATCTTTGATTGGTAG
- the fliW gene encoding flagellar assembly protein FliW: MIFDVKAPILGFETIHKMHLQKVDEIFLRLNSAEDNSVVSFTLVNPFALRKYEFEVPTPLKILLELEGAKSVLVANIMVVQTPIELSTVNYLAPLIFNLDKQLMGQVVLDSNKYPHYHLRENILSHTHE; this comes from the coding sequence ATGATTTTTGATGTGAAAGCGCCTATCTTAGGGTTTGAAACCATTCATAAAATGCACTTGCAAAAGGTTGATGAAATCTTTTTGCGTTTGAATAGTGCAGAAGACAATTCTGTCGTGTCTTTCACGCTAGTGAATCCCTTTGCTTTAAGAAAATACGAATTTGAAGTGCCTACCCCCTTAAAAATCCTTTTAGAATTAGAGGGAGCCAAGAGCGTTCTAGTCGCTAATATCATGGTGGTTCAAACCCCCATTGAGCTTTCCACCGTGAATTATTTAGCCCCTTTAATTTTCAATTTGGACAAGCAGCTCATGGGGCAAGTGGTTTTGGACTCTAACAAATACCCGCACTACCATTTAAGAGAGAATATTCTAAGCCACACGCATGAATGA
- a CDS encoding flavoprotein oxidoreductase codes for MDSIKALFLALVILKNNRYYTIRKPLACICKNTNALRHKFKKTLYTDTAHASFMRHSCVWLRIFSLKW; via the coding sequence TTGGATTCAATTAAAGCGCTATTTTTAGCGTTGGTTATTCTAAAAAATAACCGCTATTATACCATAAGAAAACCGCTCGCTTGTATTTGCAAAAACACCAATGCATTGCGCCATAAGTTTAAAAAAACGCTTTACACAGACACCGCTCATGCATCATTCATGCGTCATTCATGCGTGTGGCTTAGAATATTCTCTCTTAAATGGTAG
- the fabZ gene encoding 3-hydroxyacyl-ACP dehydratase FabZ gives MEQSHQNLQSQFFIEHILQILPHRYPMLLVDRITELQANQKIVAYKNITFNEDVFNGHFPNKPIFPGVLIVEGMAQTGGFLAFTSLWGFDPEIAKTKIVYFMTIDKVKFRIPVTPGDRLEYHLEVLKHKGMIWQVGGTAQVDGKVVAEAELKAMIAERE, from the coding sequence ATGGAACAAAGCCATCAAAACTTGCAATCTCAATTTTTTATAGAGCATATCTTACAGATTTTACCTCACCGCTACCCCATGCTCTTAGTGGATAGAATTACAGAGTTACAAGCCAATCAAAAAATTGTCGCTTATAAGAATATCACTTTTAATGAAGACGTGTTTAACGGGCATTTCCCTAATAAGCCCATTTTCCCGGGCGTTTTGATCGTAGAGGGCATGGCGCAAACGGGAGGGTTTTTAGCTTTCACTAGCTTGTGGGGGTTTGACCCTGAAATAGCTAAAACAAAAATCGTGTATTTCATGACGATTGATAAGGTTAAATTCCGCATTCCCGTAACCCCAGGCGACAGATTAGAATACCATTTAGAAGTCTTAAAGCATAAGGGTATGATTTGGCAAGTGGGCGGCACGGCTCAAGTGGATGGCAAAGTGGTCGCTGAAGCCGAATTAAAAGCCATGATCGCAGAGAGAGAATAA